A single region of the Vagococcus teuberi genome encodes:
- a CDS encoding cysteine desulfurase family protein translates to MQAVYLDHAATTPMAPEVIEEMTRVMSTIYGNPSSVHQFGRQAEFELDMARDVVAASIGAQSREIVFNGGGSEGDNTVLLDISRQMKHKGNHIITTNVEHSAVIKPLETLENMGFEITYLPVDSTGHISVTQLASAIKPETILVSVMYGNNEIGTLNPIKEIGQLLFDQDILFHTDAVQAFGTEIINVDDLKVDYLTISAHKINGPKGVGFTYIRSGQPTPVLIQGGDQEEKRRAGTENLAGIVGLKRAVSLLTAEKKAENKERYNQFERLILEALDEQQIEYQINGDRENKLPHILNIWFKNVPNNILLSRLDLAGFAISIGSACSAGDVKPSRIIQAIYSNDSKATKESVRISFGYGVTEMQIIEFAQTLVSTVQSILKK, encoded by the coding sequence ATGCAAGCAGTTTATTTAGATCATGCCGCAACAACACCAATGGCTCCAGAAGTCATAGAAGAGATGACACGAGTGATGTCAACTATATATGGTAATCCTTCAAGTGTGCACCAATTTGGTCGCCAAGCTGAGTTTGAATTAGATATGGCAAGAGATGTCGTTGCCGCTTCGATTGGTGCACAATCACGCGAAATCGTTTTTAATGGTGGTGGTTCTGAAGGTGATAATACAGTGTTGTTGGATATTTCTAGACAAATGAAACACAAGGGAAATCATATTATCACAACAAATGTGGAACATTCAGCAGTAATCAAACCACTTGAAACATTAGAAAACATGGGATTTGAGATTACTTATTTACCAGTTGATTCAACAGGACATATTAGTGTGACACAATTAGCATCAGCTATTAAACCTGAAACCATCCTCGTTTCAGTGATGTATGGTAATAATGAAATTGGAACGCTTAATCCGATAAAAGAAATAGGTCAATTACTTTTTGATCAAGATATTTTATTTCATACAGATGCGGTTCAAGCATTTGGAACAGAAATAATCAATGTCGATGATTTAAAGGTTGATTACTTAACTATTTCAGCTCACAAAATTAATGGGCCTAAAGGTGTTGGATTTACTTATATTCGTTCAGGTCAACCAACTCCTGTATTGATACAAGGTGGCGATCAAGAAGAAAAAAGACGTGCTGGGACTGAAAATTTAGCGGGAATAGTCGGTTTAAAAAGGGCTGTATCACTTCTTACAGCTGAGAAAAAAGCTGAAAATAAAGAACGATATAATCAATTCGAACGTCTTATTTTAGAAGCGTTAGATGAGCAACAGATAGAGTATCAGATAAATGGAGACAGAGAAAATAAATTACCTCATATTTTAAATATTTGGTTTAAAAATGTTCCTAATAACATTTTGTTATCTCGTTTAGACTTAGCTGGTTTTGCCATATCAATTGGATCTGCTTGTAGTGCAGGAGATGTAAAACCATCACGCATTATTCAAGCCATTTATTCAAACGACAGTAAAGCAACTAAAGAATCAGTCAGAATTAGTTTTGGCTATGGGGTGACAGAAATGCAAATTATTGAATTTGCACAAACCTTAGTATCAACGGTTCAATCAATTTTAAAAAAATAG
- a CDS encoding cysteine desulfurase produces the protein MSFLEKATVEGCPQLYKINPKARAYTFKDYGFQATPSGNLQLVRPLDITPQAKQSPKLKITVAKDLKTLKMSLTTPNGLKSINIFKSDDQKDKQEQFYYIMDDLMSFDCIEKA, from the coding sequence ATGTCATTCTTAGAAAAAGCAACAGTGGAAGGATGCCCACAGTTGTACAAAATAAATCCAAAGGCAAGAGCCTATACGTTTAAAGATTATGGTTTCCAAGCAACACCTTCAGGAAATTTACAATTGGTGAGACCATTAGATATCACACCTCAAGCAAAACAAAGTCCAAAGTTAAAAATAACAGTGGCAAAAGACTTGAAAACATTAAAAATGTCTTTGACAACGCCAAATGGATTAAAATCGATTAATATTTTTAAATCAGATGATCAAAAAGATAAACAAGAGCAATTTTATTATATCATGGATGATTTAATGTCATTTGATTGTATCGAAAAAGCTTAA
- the mnmA gene encoding tRNA 2-thiouridine(34) synthase MnmA, which yields MTDNSQIKVVVGMSGGVDSSVTALILKEQGYDVVGVFMKNWDDTDENGVCTATEDYKDVAKVANQIGIPYYSVNFEKEYWDRVFEYFLAEYKRGRTPNPDVMCNKEIKFKAFLDYAMQLGADYVATGHYAQVVRDDTGTSHMLRGVDQNKDQTYFLSQLSQEQLSKTMFPLGHMEKKEVREIAEKAGLATAKKKDSTGVCFIGEKNFKEFLGKYLPAQPGKMITLDGDIKGDHAGLMYYTIGQRQGLGIGGGQGESSEPWFVVGKDLSTNTLYVGQGFHHENLYSTHLEASEVHFTVDTPKPKEFRCTAKFRYRQQDIGVRVVLSDDQTQATVYFDEPVRAITPGQAVVFYDEMECLGGGLIDVAFYEDKQRQYI from the coding sequence TTGACAGATAACAGTCAAATTAAAGTAGTAGTCGGTATGAGTGGTGGCGTGGATTCATCTGTAACTGCCCTAATACTAAAAGAACAAGGGTATGATGTAGTTGGAGTCTTTATGAAAAATTGGGACGATACGGATGAAAATGGTGTCTGTACGGCAACTGAAGATTACAAAGACGTGGCGAAAGTAGCGAATCAAATAGGTATCCCGTATTATTCTGTGAATTTTGAAAAAGAATATTGGGACCGTGTATTTGAATACTTTTTAGCTGAATATAAACGTGGTAGAACACCAAATCCTGATGTCATGTGTAACAAAGAAATTAAATTTAAAGCCTTTCTAGATTATGCCATGCAACTTGGTGCTGATTACGTGGCGACAGGTCACTATGCTCAAGTGGTTCGTGATGATACAGGAACATCTCACATGTTACGTGGGGTAGACCAAAATAAAGATCAAACGTACTTTTTAAGTCAACTTTCTCAAGAACAATTATCTAAAACAATGTTTCCACTTGGACATATGGAGAAAAAAGAAGTTCGTGAGATTGCCGAAAAAGCTGGACTTGCAACTGCTAAAAAGAAGGATTCAACAGGTGTTTGTTTTATTGGTGAAAAGAATTTCAAAGAATTTCTTGGGAAATATTTACCAGCACAACCTGGAAAAATGATCACGTTAGATGGTGATATTAAAGGTGATCATGCTGGATTAATGTACTATACCATTGGTCAAAGACAAGGATTAGGAATCGGTGGAGGTCAAGGTGAATCGAGTGAACCGTGGTTTGTTGTGGGGAAAGATTTATCAACAAATACTTTATATGTAGGACAAGGATTTCATCATGAAAATTTGTATTCAACACACCTTGAAGCAAGTGAAGTACATTTTACTGTTGATACACCAAAACCAAAAGAATTTAGATGTACAGCTAAGTTTAGATACAGACAACAAGATATTGGTGTACGTGTTGTATTGTCAGATGATCAAACGCAAGCAACCGTTTATTTTGATGAACCAGTGAGAGCAATTACACCTGGACAAGCCGTTGTTTTTTATGATGAGATGGAATGTTTAGGTGGCGGATTAATCGATGTGGCGTTTTATGAAGATAAACAACGTCAGTACATTTAA
- the mgtA gene encoding magnesium-translocating P-type ATPase produces MEKKEVANYKFFAQTSIDKLFSTFKTSLSGINNNEAEVLRDEYGENVISHKKKTPFIIEVLKAYFTPFTTVLLALAIISFITDYVIVPADEKDLTGVLIIVAMVLLSGTMTLVQSVKSNNAAEKLSNMVKVTATVLRKGEEVELPIEEIVCGDIIKLSAGDMLPADVRLIRTKDLFVSQAAMTGESYPVEKKDTFTMRNKDTETDYENIAFMGSNVVSGSAIGLVIAVGNGTLFGQIAKDVSEKHTITSFDVGISKTSWLLIRFMLVMAPTVFLINGLTKGDWLEAFLFGLSVAVGLTPEMLPMIVTTNLVKGASTMAKKGTIIKNLNSIQNFGAIDVLCTDKTGTLTQDKIILEYHLDVDGKEDDRVLRHAFFNSYYQTGLKNLMDKAIIESAEEELNMNVNAYKKVDEIPFDFQRRRMSVVIEDAFGKTQMITKGAVEEMLDVSSYVDYRGSVVPLTEEIKSTILKTVDELNEDGLRVIAVAQKTNPSVVGEFSVKDESDMVLIGYLAFLDPPKETTKDALKALKEHGVGVKVLTGDNALVTKSVCKQVGLEDEELITGSEISHMNDVELKVIAEKYNIFVKLTPSQKTRLVKVLRDAGHTVGFMGDGINDAPAMKEADVGISVDTAVDIAKESADVILLEKDLMVLERGILAGRTTFGNIMKYVKMTASSNFGNMFSVVVASIFLPFLPMLPIQLLFLNLIYDISCMSIPWDNMDADYLEEPKKWDASRIGSFMKWLGPTSSVFDITTYALMYFVICPAVVGGSYHTLGAEQQALFIAVFHAGWFVESLWSQTLVIHTLRTPKLPFIQSRASFILTTITSIGIAIGSFLPFTAFGQDLGLMPLPGQYWIYLALTIVAYLMLVMVVKKIYVNRFGELL; encoded by the coding sequence ATGGAAAAAAAAGAAGTAGCAAACTACAAATTTTTTGCACAAACTAGTATTGATAAATTATTTTCAACATTTAAAACAAGTCTTAGTGGTATAAATAACAATGAGGCAGAAGTATTAAGAGATGAGTACGGTGAAAATGTTATTTCACATAAAAAGAAAACACCCTTTATTATTGAAGTGTTAAAAGCATATTTTACACCGTTTACTACCGTATTATTAGCTTTAGCTATTATTTCGTTTATTACAGATTATGTGATTGTTCCAGCTGATGAAAAAGATTTAACTGGCGTATTGATTATTGTAGCAATGGTGTTGTTAAGTGGCACAATGACACTTGTTCAGTCAGTTAAGTCAAATAATGCGGCTGAAAAATTAAGTAATATGGTAAAAGTCACAGCGACGGTTCTTAGAAAAGGTGAGGAAGTTGAGTTACCTATTGAAGAAATTGTGTGTGGCGACATTATTAAATTATCAGCAGGAGATATGTTACCAGCAGACGTTAGATTGATTCGTACAAAAGACTTGTTCGTCTCACAAGCTGCTATGACTGGTGAAAGTTATCCTGTTGAAAAAAAAGACACATTTACTATGAGAAACAAAGACACAGAAACAGATTATGAAAATATTGCATTTATGGGAAGTAACGTAGTAAGTGGTAGTGCAATAGGTTTAGTTATTGCTGTTGGAAATGGCACATTATTTGGTCAAATCGCGAAAGATGTGTCCGAAAAACACACGATTACTAGTTTTGATGTGGGGATTTCAAAAACATCTTGGTTATTAATTCGTTTCATGTTGGTCATGGCACCAACTGTATTCCTGATTAATGGTTTAACAAAAGGTGATTGGTTAGAAGCATTTCTTTTTGGTCTATCTGTTGCAGTAGGATTAACACCTGAAATGCTACCGATGATTGTGACAACGAACCTTGTAAAAGGTGCGTCAACAATGGCGAAAAAAGGCACTATCATTAAAAATTTAAACTCTATTCAAAACTTTGGTGCAATTGATGTATTGTGTACGGATAAAACAGGAACCTTGACACAAGACAAGATCATTTTAGAGTATCATTTAGATGTTGATGGAAAAGAAGACGACAGAGTATTAAGACATGCATTCTTTAACAGTTATTATCAAACAGGTTTAAAAAACTTAATGGATAAAGCAATTATAGAATCAGCTGAAGAAGAGTTAAATATGAATGTCAATGCGTATAAAAAAGTTGATGAAATTCCATTTGATTTCCAACGTCGTCGTATGAGTGTGGTGATTGAAGATGCGTTTGGAAAAACTCAAATGATTACAAAAGGTGCCGTTGAAGAAATGCTTGACGTATCAAGTTATGTTGACTACCGTGGTAGTGTGGTTCCTTTAACAGAAGAAATCAAATCAACTATTTTAAAAACAGTTGATGAGTTAAATGAAGATGGATTACGTGTGATTGCGGTTGCTCAAAAAACAAATCCAAGTGTAGTTGGTGAGTTTTCTGTCAAAGACGAAAGCGACATGGTATTAATTGGGTACCTTGCATTCCTCGATCCACCAAAAGAAACAACGAAAGACGCTTTAAAAGCATTAAAAGAACATGGTGTCGGTGTTAAAGTATTAACAGGGGACAATGCTTTAGTCACTAAATCTGTGTGTAAACAAGTCGGATTAGAAGATGAGGAGTTAATTACAGGCTCTGAGATTTCTCACATGAATGATGTGGAATTAAAAGTCATTGCAGAAAAATACAATATTTTTGTTAAATTAACACCGTCTCAAAAAACACGTTTAGTAAAAGTATTACGTGATGCAGGTCACACTGTTGGCTTTATGGGTGATGGTATCAATGATGCACCTGCTATGAAAGAAGCTGACGTGGGTATTTCAGTAGATACAGCCGTTGATATTGCTAAAGAAAGTGCAGATGTTATTCTATTAGAAAAAGACTTAATGGTGTTAGAACGAGGTATTTTAGCAGGACGTACAACGTTTGGTAACATTATGAAATATGTCAAAATGACAGCAAGTTCAAACTTCGGTAATATGTTCTCAGTTGTTGTGGCAAGTATTTTCTTACCATTTTTACCAATGTTGCCAATTCAACTGCTATTCTTGAATTTAATTTACGATATTTCTTGTATGTCAATTCCATGGGATAATATGGATGCCGATTATTTAGAAGAACCTAAAAAATGGGATGCAAGCCGTATTGGGTCATTTATGAAGTGGCTTGGACCTACAAGTTCAGTGTTTGATATTACTACGTATGCTTTAATGTATTTTGTCATTTGTCCAGCAGTGGTGGGTGGCTCATATCACACATTAGGAGCTGAACAACAAGCATTGTTTATCGCAGTATTCCATGCTGGTTGGTTTGTTGAGTCATTATGGTCTCAAACATTAGTTATTCATACATTAAGAACACCAAAATTACCATTTATTCAAAGTAGAGCATCATTTATTTTAACAACGATTACGTCTATCGGTATTGCAATTGGTTCATTCTTACCATTTACAGCGTTTGGTCAAGATTTAGGATTGATGCCATTACCAGGGCAATACTGGATTTATTTAGCACTGACTATCGTTGCATATCTAATGCTTGTAATGGTTGTTAAAAAAATCTATGTAAACCGTTTTGGTGAGTTATTATAA
- a CDS encoding DUF1033 family protein, which produces MYQVIQTYSEDEPWWFFEEWEKNIKSEEVFDKFHDAEKAFMKQYDQLKQDYEEVKCKDPYLVAFWNDEEYVYCEDCDEDLQAYRGLMLVSEYKKLDLGDNNSDEATGNSRKTKCCQRFSQSARGNQEN; this is translated from the coding sequence ATGTATCAAGTTATTCAGACTTATAGTGAAGATGAGCCTTGGTGGTTTTTTGAAGAATGGGAAAAAAATATAAAATCAGAAGAGGTTTTTGATAAATTTCATGATGCAGAAAAAGCATTTATGAAACAATATGATCAATTAAAACAAGACTACGAAGAAGTAAAATGCAAAGATCCTTATTTAGTCGCTTTTTGGAACGATGAAGAATACGTATATTGTGAAGACTGTGATGAAGATTTACAAGCATACAGAGGATTAATGCTGGTAAGTGAGTACAAAAAATTAGATTTAGGAGATAATAACTCAGATGAAGCAACTGGTAATAGCAGAAAAACCAAGTGTTGCCAGAGATTTAGCCAAAGTGCTAGGGGCAACCAAGAAAACTAA
- a CDS encoding DNA topoisomerase 3, with product MKQLVIAEKPSVARDLAKVLGATKKTKNYIEGDKYIVTWALGHLLGLKMPEDYNKDWAEWNMNTLPMIPERVGIKPLPKTRPQLKAISQLANRKDVSGAIIATDAGREGELVARWILQYVKFKKPVKRLWISSQTDKAIKQGFKQLRPSKEYDNLYYSAVARAEADWLVGLNVTRSLTVKYKDSLSAGRVQTPTLAMVRQQEEVIEKFRPETYFTLDAEYDGVIGHLQLKNPRQYKERQALEDLVASFDGKSLIVEEIQVKEKTEYAPLPYDLTEIQREANQRYQYSAKKTLSIIQRLYETHKIVTYPRTDSKHLTTDMKSTMKERLTAVTQMSPELVKRLVKDGAVVKQQKVFQNAKVTDHHGLIPTEQSARLEKLDNDEVKIYRMIVERFLGLFLPPYKVSIETITAKVDQSTFVFKQQRVLETGWKQVEEAAKQSVVFKKGTAIKVVYKINKQLTTPPNPLSEGTLLGKMEKHNLGTPATRAEIIEKLISSDLIERQTNCLVVTAKGKQLLQLVNPSLVTPELTQQWELSLEKIANGDLKHQVFIKDIEKETTRLVKEIKMSEEKYVDHSLTNKTCPDCGSQLKEKNTRDGKIYVCSSETCHYKRRKDPKVSNKRCPQCKKKMMILENKNGSYFKCGGCQYTEKMQSGSKGKKKISKHEERKLIKKYNQAEEMESPLAAALKAAMKED from the coding sequence ATGAAGCAACTGGTAATAGCAGAAAAACCAAGTGTTGCCAGAGATTTAGCCAAAGTGCTAGGGGCAACCAAGAAAACTAAAAATTATATCGAGGGCGATAAATATATCGTGACTTGGGCTTTAGGTCATTTGCTTGGCTTAAAGATGCCTGAAGATTATAACAAAGATTGGGCAGAGTGGAACATGAATACCTTACCAATGATTCCTGAACGAGTAGGGATAAAACCACTACCTAAAACACGTCCGCAATTAAAAGCAATTAGTCAATTAGCTAATCGTAAAGACGTATCAGGAGCCATTATCGCAACGGATGCAGGACGTGAAGGAGAGCTAGTTGCACGCTGGATTTTACAATATGTCAAGTTCAAAAAGCCAGTGAAACGTTTATGGATTTCTTCTCAAACAGATAAAGCCATTAAACAAGGATTTAAACAATTAAGACCAAGTAAAGAGTATGATAATTTATATTATTCAGCTGTGGCTCGTGCCGAGGCTGATTGGTTGGTTGGGTTAAATGTGACACGATCGTTAACTGTAAAATACAAAGACAGTTTATCAGCAGGACGTGTTCAAACACCGACTCTTGCGATGGTTAGACAACAAGAAGAAGTCATTGAGAAATTTAGACCGGAAACCTATTTTACGCTAGACGCTGAATATGATGGTGTCATAGGACATTTGCAATTAAAAAATCCTAGACAGTATAAAGAGAGACAAGCATTAGAAGATTTAGTCGCATCATTTGATGGAAAATCGTTAATAGTTGAAGAGATTCAAGTGAAGGAAAAAACAGAGTACGCACCACTTCCTTATGATTTAACAGAAATTCAGCGTGAAGCAAACCAACGTTATCAATATTCTGCTAAAAAAACACTGTCAATTATTCAACGTTTATATGAAACGCATAAAATTGTCACGTATCCACGAACTGATTCGAAACATTTGACGACCGACATGAAATCAACGATGAAAGAACGTTTGACTGCTGTTACTCAAATGTCACCAGAATTAGTGAAACGACTTGTTAAAGATGGTGCAGTAGTAAAACAGCAAAAAGTGTTCCAAAATGCAAAGGTAACTGATCATCATGGATTGATTCCAACAGAACAATCGGCTCGCCTAGAAAAATTAGACAACGATGAGGTGAAAATCTATCGCATGATTGTAGAACGTTTCTTAGGTTTATTTTTACCGCCGTATAAAGTATCTATTGAAACAATTACAGCTAAAGTAGACCAATCAACCTTTGTTTTTAAGCAACAACGTGTCCTTGAAACTGGATGGAAACAAGTTGAAGAAGCAGCTAAACAATCTGTTGTCTTTAAAAAAGGAACAGCAATCAAAGTAGTTTATAAGATTAATAAACAACTGACAACTCCACCAAATCCATTATCAGAGGGAACGTTACTTGGAAAAATGGAAAAACATAATTTAGGAACACCCGCAACACGTGCCGAAATTATTGAAAAATTAATCAGTTCAGATTTAATTGAACGTCAAACCAATTGTTTAGTGGTTACAGCAAAAGGAAAACAACTATTACAATTAGTGAATCCATCACTTGTCACACCAGAGCTGACACAACAATGGGAGCTTTCTTTAGAAAAAATTGCGAATGGTGATCTTAAACATCAAGTATTTATAAAAGACATTGAAAAAGAAACCACTCGATTAGTTAAAGAAATTAAAATGAGTGAAGAAAAGTATGTCGATCATTCATTAACCAATAAAACCTGTCCTGATTGTGGTAGCCAATTAAAAGAAAAAAATACAAGAGATGGCAAAATCTATGTATGTAGCAGTGAGACTTGTCATTACAAACGACGTAAAGATCCAAAAGTATCCAATAAGCGTTGCCCGCAATGTAAAAAGAAAATGATGATATTAGAAAATAAAAATGGATCATATTTCAAGTGCGGTGGCTGTCAATACACAGAAAAAATGCAAAGTGGCTCAAAAGGTAAGAAAAAAATCTCGAAACATGAAGAGCGAAAATTGATTAAAAAATACAACCAAGCAGAAGAGATGGAAAGCCCACTTGCGGCAGCTTTAAAAGCAGCAATGAAAGAAGACTAG
- a CDS encoding amino acid ABC transporter ATP-binding protein gives MAEKILVEHLVKKYDEHTVLNDINVSIKKGDVVCIIGPSGSGKSTFLRCLNQLEEITSGNIIVDGTNLTDKNTNINKVRQHIGMVFQHFNLFPHLTILENVTLAPVDLGKLSKAEANEKAISLLESVGLADKKDSYPDSLSGGQKQRVAIARALAMNPDIMLFDEPTSALDPEMVGDVLNVMKDLAEQGMTMVIVTHEMGFAKEVANRVMFIDGGNFLEDGSPEQVFENPQHDRTKDFLNKVLNI, from the coding sequence TTGGCTGAAAAAATATTAGTTGAGCACTTAGTAAAAAAATATGATGAACACACTGTATTAAACGATATTAATGTTTCTATCAAAAAAGGCGATGTGGTCTGTATCATTGGCCCATCAGGTTCTGGTAAAAGCACGTTTCTTCGTTGCTTAAATCAATTAGAAGAAATTACGAGTGGAAATATTATCGTGGATGGAACTAATTTGACTGACAAAAATACTAACATCAATAAAGTTCGTCAACATATTGGAATGGTCTTCCAACATTTCAATCTATTTCCTCATTTAACCATTTTAGAAAATGTGACCCTCGCTCCTGTTGACTTGGGTAAATTATCTAAAGCTGAAGCAAATGAAAAAGCAATTAGTTTACTTGAATCAGTTGGCTTAGCTGATAAAAAAGATAGCTACCCAGACTCTTTATCAGGAGGACAAAAACAGCGTGTTGCCATTGCCAGAGCATTAGCCATGAATCCTGATATTATGCTCTTTGATGAGCCAACCTCCGCACTTGACCCAGAAATGGTAGGAGACGTACTAAACGTTATGAAAGATTTAGCTGAGCAAGGAATGACAATGGTGATTGTCACTCATGAAATGGGATTTGCTAAAGAAGTGGCAAATCGTGTGATGTTTATTGATGGGGGTAATTTCTTAGAGGATGGTTCACCTGAACAAGTCTTTGAAAATCCTCAACATGACCGTACAAAAGACTTCTTAAATAAAGTATTAAACATATAA
- a CDS encoding amino acid ABC transporter substrate-binding protein/permease, with amino-acid sequence MKNKYSLFSFIALLASLVVLVFGVNVKAEEKTYTIGTDLTFAPFEYQNSSGTYIGIDVDLINAIAKDQGFKVDLKPLGFDSAVQAVQSNQADGMVAGMSITEERKKSFDFSDPYFDSGISMAVKEGNNSIKSYDDLKGKTVAAKVGTESATFLEKNQKKYGYTIKNFDDATGLYKSLENGEAVAIFDDYPVLGYAITNGQALQLVGEKETGSAYGFAVKKGQNQELLEKFNAGLKNLKASGEYDKIINKYISTGKDTSTEETVVDETSFAGFLKNNWKSLLDGLWMTIKLTLVSFVLALIIGILIGLFSVSPSKVLRLIATIYVDIIRGIPLMVLAFFIYFGMPGILGFNIPVFLAGIITLTLNSSAYLSEIVRGGINAVPKGQMEASRSLGLSYHRAMQKIILPQAIKIMIPSFVNQFVISLKDTTILSSIGLIELLQSGKIIVARNLQSTMVYFTIALIYLILITALTKLAKVLEKKVN; translated from the coding sequence ATGAAAAATAAATATTCTTTATTTTCATTCATAGCTTTACTTGCCTCTTTAGTTGTTTTAGTTTTTGGAGTCAATGTCAAAGCAGAAGAAAAAACATACACAATTGGGACTGATTTAACCTTCGCTCCTTTTGAATACCAAAATTCAAGCGGAACATATATTGGGATTGATGTTGATTTAATCAATGCTATCGCGAAAGATCAAGGATTCAAAGTGGATTTAAAACCTTTAGGATTTGATAGTGCGGTACAAGCTGTCCAATCAAATCAAGCGGATGGTATGGTTGCTGGTATGAGCATTACCGAGGAACGAAAAAAATCATTTGATTTTTCTGATCCTTATTTTGATAGCGGTATTTCAATGGCTGTTAAAGAAGGAAATAACTCAATCAAAAGTTATGACGATTTAAAAGGAAAAACAGTCGCTGCAAAAGTTGGAACTGAAAGTGCGACTTTCTTAGAAAAGAATCAAAAAAAATATGGTTATACAATCAAAAACTTTGATGACGCCACTGGACTGTATAAATCATTAGAAAATGGCGAAGCTGTTGCAATATTTGATGATTACCCTGTTTTAGGATATGCCATTACAAATGGGCAAGCTCTTCAATTAGTTGGTGAAAAAGAGACTGGTAGTGCCTATGGATTTGCCGTTAAAAAAGGGCAGAATCAAGAATTATTGGAAAAATTCAACGCTGGTCTTAAGAATTTAAAAGCGTCTGGCGAGTACGACAAAATTATCAATAAATATATTTCAACTGGTAAAGATACAAGTACAGAAGAAACCGTTGTTGACGAAACAAGTTTTGCTGGTTTCTTAAAAAACAACTGGAAAAGTTTACTCGATGGACTATGGATGACAATTAAGTTAACTCTAGTATCATTTGTTTTAGCACTTATTATCGGTATCTTAATTGGATTATTTAGTGTTTCACCATCAAAAGTGCTACGTCTTATCGCAACAATCTATGTGGATATTATTCGTGGTATTCCACTTATGGTGCTAGCTTTCTTCATTTACTTTGGTATGCCAGGGATTTTAGGTTTTAATATTCCTGTCTTCTTAGCTGGTATCATCACACTAACATTAAACTCAAGTGCCTATCTATCAGAAATCGTACGTGGTGGGATAAATGCTGTTCCTAAGGGTCAAATGGAAGCCTCTAGAAGTTTAGGTCTTTCGTATCATCGTGCAATGCAAAAGATTATCTTACCTCAAGCCATTAAAATCATGATTCCATCATTTGTTAATCAATTTGTTATATCTCTAAAAGATACAACCATTCTATCATCAATTGGTTTAATTGAATTACTTCAATCAGGTAAAATTATTGTGGCACGAAACTTACAAAGTACGATGGTTTACTTTACTATCGCATTGATTTATTTGATTTTGATTACAGCATTAACAAAATTAGCAAAAGTTTTAGAAAAGAAGGTGAACTAA
- a CDS encoding YccF domain-containing protein, which produces MTFLGNIIWIIFGGFAGGISWFIAGCAWCITIIGIPIGLQCFKIAGLSFWPFGKDIVYNRSGISFVVDILWLIISGLPLAIVHVTSGILLCITIIGIPFGKQSFKLAKLALMPFGAEVVYRY; this is translated from the coding sequence ATGACTTTTTTAGGAAACATTATTTGGATAATTTTTGGAGGATTTGCTGGTGGAATTTCTTGGTTTATCGCTGGGTGCGCGTGGTGTATTACTATTATTGGGATTCCAATAGGACTTCAATGCTTTAAAATTGCTGGTCTTTCATTTTGGCCTTTTGGAAAAGACATTGTTTACAATAGAAGTGGTATCTCATTTGTTGTTGACATACTTTGGCTTATCATATCAGGACTTCCATTAGCCATTGTCCACGTTACTAGCGGTATACTTTTATGCATCACCATTATTGGGATTCCTTTTGGAAAACAATCTTTTAAATTGGCAAAATTAGCACTAATGCCATTTGGTGCAGAAGTTGTATATAGGTATTAG